A region of the Antedon mediterranea chromosome 4, ecAntMedi1.1, whole genome shotgun sequence genome:
ctatttcgtgtttctccgattattggttaccgagatacgataaatcaaggtcaaaggtcaaaatgttagaaataagacttgcatccattttttgagaaaatgtgtcattaaagtgaatataaaaacatatatttaaaacattttgacaccaaaattaattatctgtgactggtggttctcgagatatagggtaattataaaaaatggccgccatttttaattatgcaaattaagggcttagatggccgaatttcacttgggatccgccatattcgtaatcagcgaggtcgaaatatcctaaatcaagtggatcccagcttctacccaaaaatgcttcttacatcatatttcagaggaaatagaacttgtctatATGCTTAACAGCGCGTATTGTTGATTCTTTACCTATTTGTATTCTTTGGTTGAGCCCATGGAGAATACACGGCCACATGTTTGTGAGAAGATCCAAGGTGAGAAAACAGTCGGGCAGCAAAGTGGTTGACCTCGCgaattattaccaaatcaaaatttgaattgccgccatcttggaatcgcgataaagcaagtagttcggaattacaaaatgcagcaaaacaaaatttcaataacatttaaatagctAGCAAattcatacaattaaatttatattaataaaattcaactaAGGATTTTACGAAAGATAGGCTACTTAAGAAATACTGCCGAGATCGGTTCCCCCACACGGCGTAGGGTACCGCAGTGCTAAGGGGCCTAGGTaggaaaaaatctgattttacctgttaaacatgcttgaaccaaggccattttaatatatattatccagattatatatcaaaacaaactgataaaaggatttgttgatttgcttctgatgagaaaagtgccggattcatTTCGCTGACGGCGAATGAATACacgaattttcgccattttctagcactagccttgggtacccagacagctgataacgattatattcgattgtccagacgtctctgctactggtgctcaatactacagtatgtattaccatggacctataggtccatggtattactgtacatatagtactgtatgtttagtttttgctttttttatggcaaaataaatatttaatttttattattgcttattttgctttaactttatccaagaagaagtaaatattattatatatatgcatattacAGTCAAGTTGCAACTGCCACGAATCCACTCCACTTTGGttactaactaaataattaatagtataacatcataactaacaaacaaattaacaagttaataaattaaccaccattaaataattttatttacaaaaaagtattttacatacagtataacatgtaaTATCTTATTTACATCGAAGTAAAATATGCCTATTAAACTATCTTGCTCAAGCTAAAATATCAAGTTATATATGTCAATATTTGAGTTAAATCATCGCGAtaataaaaatttttattttttttaatttttaaagacatctgttacgtacatcaatttacaaatatcaaaataggattgtttttgcagcacaagatgaatcacaagtcggatagtttattcttagaaacctgaaagaaaaaaaaaacaccaataatgagctattcatagttaaataattttaatgtcaacttTAGTCATCCTAAATTTTGTCGCCATGATCACTACTATACACAATactctgtatatataaatatcatactATGTACGACCATCCAAATTACCTCATCCTACCTACAGTccttcctagcctaggctacattattgTCATATTATTTACAAACCTCCAACAGCCACAacgtattttcttttctttggcaaagaatttcccgtaatatagtcctaaattaattaaataaatcaaaaggtctaggcctaggcctttcttTAAATATCCGACGATATATATCCATAATCCAGTGGATatagattcaacattttaaacataataataatatggcttcacattgattataataagtcGGTGATATGCCACTAAAAACTAGCCTGCGGCCCTCTCTATCCGCCTACAAATAGCACTGGGTTTCCGTCaaatgggctaggcctagcctaggcctagataatactacaagttgggtacatttttttacaaccaaataatctacaattatattgcaatatttaccaaactagcaccaaatcaaaaataataaagctactaataacatattttggtatattaactggtttaaaaacggattgcacatagtgattttgaaggattgaaattactcaaccacacggcctgtactaaacatacgaatccaagatggagtctgcttagaatatatccccagctttgaacggatattgaatccgtcccacaagctgaaccaagcttaaagccccattccctacgttttttagatctaatttaagatcacaaactatatttaatgtaaaaataatactatatggtcctattgcgataacttttttcgtctttaaacggttaaaaatgtgaaaaataagccgattctaataattatagcggcccgctataaatcccaaaatgcattgcgcgcggattgatatttttgtttttcacctgtaattcgcccacttttcgatcgatcgtgaggccaaaacaaatggaagactcctaacttttcagcgaaaataccgggttttccccaatttgtatcaacggagtctggcaaaaatagaaagacaattaatgcagcaactatacaacgtcaggctaggtatatagctcgcgtacgatgttcgtacttTACCGATgcttaccagctaggcctacaaaactaagcctagctaggctaggcctaagaccgtccacgagaggtcgatcgccacgagctacttaggtagtgctttgtttctcactttttatcataatttaccataaaacgtacatttaagacaaggaatgacatggtttaatgtttttaaagtgatatatatgtattattttccaaaaaacgtccaaaattgcagggaaggggtctttaaactTTCAGAAAAGATAGATTAATAACCTAATAACCAACCACTAAGTTTTTATAAAGGTTCCGTGCTGATGAGAAAAGAACCGGATTCCCTAcgaaaccaaacaaataaatcatgtagcctacctcaacgaacacctccatctgcacttttttcttcaataagctCTGTCGTCCTTTCCTGGgctatttataccaaaattttgtggcgggaataatcttccatattaggagtaacaatttccaaatatagaaagatataatttaaccCGGATGGTGGAAATTGCAGCAGATTTGTAAGGGTATTCCCATGCAAAATGCTTGCCGCGAAGTGAAAAGCGAACCGGAAGTCACTATAACTTGGCGATGCTCAGTGACCTGCGCAGTTAAAAAACAGCGTTTTAACGGTTAAATGAGCACTTTGCTGCTCGACTGAAAAGGGGTCTTAAAATTGCTGTTGAGTTGATGCATAACGGACTGTGCCGCTTCGCGCGCGTTTAGAATGTTCAGTGCGCGCCCGTAGTAAAGTATTCGCCGATTACATTGTAAATGGTGCCATGATGCGTACATCATCACGTGAAAAACCTAATTTGCTTGTAGgcttattattttttctgaagCAAATTTAGATATTTTTTCGATTTAATTTCAGTAACGGTTCACCAACAAATGCATACAGATACAACGATACTAATGAACGGTATGAATATTATCAACAATTAACGGGAAAAAGTGATGCAAAACAAATAGAACATTTTATCATTAATGGACAATTGTATGTGTTTGTCATCAACTACAAAATAGGTGAAAAGGAAAACATAGACTCCTACATCTACATATTTGATTCACGAACGGGTAAGTGTATAATCTGTTTTGATTTAAAGAAGACAGACCCTGCATCCCAATTGACAGTATCACTGTAATGGGGAGAAGGGGTATATTCCAGATAACTGTTTTTTTAtcttattcttttttttatgacAAGATCAATGTGTATACTTCGTTGTCAAGGTCACCTCTGCaagacttttattattttagttgGATGTGCGCACACTCAATAATGGTTTTGTTTTCACTTTTTTACTTTCACTCAATCTAGCTTTCTGCTAGTTTCTGTACGGCTCATAATAATAGACGATCTACGACTCACATCTTTTGAGTCCGGCACAGTTCCGATTCGGCGCCGTCAAATAAAATCGAACCTGaagtttcgttttcacgacgctccacgcggctatgcgccaatagATCGATAAGTGCATAACCACGTGGAGCGTCCTGAAAACGAAACACTAACATTCAATTTGATTTGCCGTCGCCTGACCGGAATTGTGCCGGAAAAACTAGTTTTCTAAAGCTTTACGTCTTATCACTTAAActtatttaggcacatcactcttttttgtcaaactagtttgatagtgtacacgtAATGTTACTGTGTCCATATTGGGCATTTTTTGTATGTGACCTAGAGActgtgtaaacagagctttaggttgTGAACGAAATGCTTATAAGAAATGTTCCCGCTGTGATAGTTATGTGCCTGTGATCTGTGTAACTATAGTTACTATATGTATACCACCTCACCATCTTGTAGTTCCTACGTTTGTATCTCTCTTATTGTCCTTTTTATGATGTTTTTCCAAGTGTCACCAGTTGgaatttttattgttatcaaTAAGTCGAAACGCCGTCTAGAAGTCCCGAGATTACTACACTATACATTTGTTGTGTTTTAGGTTTCCTCGCTCAACATCAAACGTTAGACACATGGGGTGGACATGACGCATCGTATTTAGAATTGAATTCAAATCATTATTTACTTGTGGTTGATTATCGTGAGCAACATAGTGTTGTAAACTCAACAGTATATAAATGGAATTTTAACAATACCCAATTTGTAGAGTATGCTAAAATACCAGTTCGTGGTGGCCACAGTGGTAAACTATTCTCAATGGATGGTGTATTGTACGCGGCAATAGCAAACTATCTCACAACAACGAATGAATACACAATTAAATCTCACGTTTGGAAACTAAAACAAGGTAAGTGAAATGCAATTTTAGAAACGTATAATGATCCTCGTTCTCACTGCAGTCTCGAATGACAGAAGACAATAAGTGAGGCTATGCTTTTGTCAAATTTAGCTAACAAACGACGTAAACCAGACCGACAAAGAGTCTAAGAATAGAAAATAACTTAGTTGGCGACGTGTCGGTGACAATTGACTGCGCGCGTGCCGCagaatacataataattgtgGTGTTACAGTTTAGTCCAGGCAGCAAATCGTACTTTATTGCCCACGTGCACGTGAAATGCGCAGCATTTTCAGGGAATTCTATTCCATACTGTCACTTTTTAGGTGGTGTTACTGAACTAGTACAGTCACTTGACGAATCGGGCGCAGGATCAACTGGAATCGATGCATTCACAAATGACGGAGATACTTTCCTAGTAGGTGTCAATAAATTGGGCATGGATTGTGCA
Encoded here:
- the LOC140047676 gene encoding uncharacterized protein, which encodes MFSARPYNGSPTNAYRYNDTNERYEYYQQLTGKSDAKQIEHFIINGQLYVFVINYKIGEKENIDSYIYIFDSRTGFLAQHQTLDTWGGHDASYLELNSNHYLLVVDYREQHSVVNSTVYKWNFNNTQFVEYAKIPVRGGHSGKLFSMDGVLYAAIANYLTTTNEYTIKSHVWKLKQGGVTELVQSLDESGAGSTGIDAFTNDGDTFLVGVNKLGMDCAQNTIVYRWDKSTNEFKIHQRIPVEHCAYRSTIFKVGGEVFIIIATTRSERGGSSNDKYTSSSPIFKLEGITMFIKYGAMTSHACFDITFFERDGEYFLGQSNIRNVNGGLSNAALNIYQWL